In Propionispora hippei DSM 15287, the DNA window CCGGGAATAGGGCCGGAGCGGGAGTGGTGACAGGTGAGATGGATGATAGTGGCTCGTGTGCGGCAGTGGTATATTTTTTTTGCTGCCGGGGTTTTCCTGGTATTGGCTGCGCTGGCTGGCTTTTTACAGCCGATAATTTCTACGGTAAAGCCGGCGGGACAGGCGGAGGCCATATTTCATGGTGATGAACAGCAACCCAAGGTAGCTTTTGCCTGCAATGTGTTCTGGGGTGAGGAATTTTTGCCGGATATGTTGAAAACGCTGGATGACAATCAGATAAAAATTACTTTTTTTATCGGGGGAAGCTGGGCCAAACGCTTTCCGGACGCTCTGAAAGATATTGGAAAGCGGGGCCATGAATTAGGCAATCATACTTACAGTCATCCTCATCCCAATAGCCTAAGCAAGGAAAAGAATCAAGAGGAAATTACCCGGGCGGAGAACCTGATTAAAGAGATTACCGGCATAAAAACCACGCTGTATGCCCCTCCTTATGGCGAATATAACGATATGGTATTGCAGGCCGCCAGCGAGCTGGGCTATAGAAACATTCTGTGGAGTATTGATACGGTTGACTGGAAACGGCCGGCGCCGGAGATCATTACGGCCAGAGTGGTAAAAAAAGTACATAACGGTGCGATTATTCTCATGCACCCTACAGCCCCGACAGCAGCGGCTTTGCCAACGCTGATTAAGGAGCTGAAAGAAAGAGGATATACGATAACAACAGTATCTGATATACTTAAATAGCAGAAACAGGCATAAAATTGCCTGTTTTTTTTATTGATATATAAGCTGTTCCATGCTATTATGTTTACATAACGACTATGGGTTATTGATAGTCGTGTGCCGTTCTGCCTGATGAGGTTAGTACGGTAGGCTTGTCTGGAATGGAGGTTGATATATGAAATACTACAAATTGCAGGTCACCTGGATGGTGCTTTTCTTGATGGCCACAACCATCTTTATGCCCTTGGCACCGACTGCCTCCGCTGCAGCCAATCCTTTGTTGGCACAGACCACTGCGGCGGGTTCATCTTCCGGTGGCGGGCTTCTTGACATTATCCTGGGTTTGCTGTTAGGCAAATTACTGGGGTCGTCCACCGACCTTTCCAACGGAACGAAGAATAATAATCCACCCGCTACAGGTCTAGGCGGTAAAAGCGCCAAAGATCTTGTCGGCTTTTACGCCGAGTGGTGGGATACCGACACGTCTTCTTTCAAGGCGATGTCGCAGCATACCGACACAATAAACACCATTGCTCCTTTTTGGGCAACTTTGCAAAGCAATGGCACAGTGAAGGACCGCGGTGGCAATGATCATGCCGCCGTTGTAAAGTTTGCCAAACAGAACAACATTTCCGCCTTACTGCTTGTGAATAATGCCAAGCAGGAAAAGTCCGAGATTCCGATTCATACCATACTGGATAACCCGGCTTTGCGAACCAAGGCCATTGACAGTATGGAGGCATATATAAAACAGTATGGCCTGGATGGAATCAATGTTGATTTTGAAATGGTTCCAGCCCAGGATAGGGACAACCTGTCGGCGTTTATGAAGGAACTATATAATCGTCTGCATCCGCAGGGCTATGTTGTTTCCATCGACGTTTTCCCGAAACAGAATGAGGATAACGATGTGGCCGCCGCTTATGATTACGCTGCGTTGGCCCAATATGCCGACAAGATCATGATTATGGCCTATGACAATCATGGTGTATGGAGCGGCGCCGGACCGATTGCCGATATCGGCTGGGTGGAAAAGAGCCTGCAATACGCCTTGCAGTATATTCCCAAGAATAAATTGTACCTGTGTGTTCCCGGCTATGGCTACGACTGGTCGTCTAAAGGCGTGGAAAGCATTGAATATGCGCCGGCCATGGC includes these proteins:
- a CDS encoding glycosyl hydrolase family 18 protein, giving the protein MKYYKLQVTWMVLFLMATTIFMPLAPTASAAANPLLAQTTAAGSSSGGGLLDIILGLLLGKLLGSSTDLSNGTKNNNPPATGLGGKSAKDLVGFYAEWWDTDTSSFKAMSQHTDTINTIAPFWATLQSNGTVKDRGGNDHAAVVKFAKQNNISALLLVNNAKQEKSEIPIHTILDNPALRTKAIDSMEAYIKQYGLDGINVDFEMVPAQDRDNLSAFMKELYNRLHPQGYVVSIDVFPKQNEDNDVAAAYDYAALAQYADKIMIMAYDNHGVWSGAGPIADIGWVEKSLQYALQYIPKNKLYLCVPGYGYDWSSKGVESIEYAPAMALAEKYNADIVWDDKAKAPHFDYTATDGTSHQVWFENSKSLSYKLDLVNKYDIAGAALWKLGEEDPGYWQVFKEHGFKK
- a CDS encoding polysaccharide deacetylase family protein: MIVARVRQWYIFFAAGVFLVLAALAGFLQPIISTVKPAGQAEAIFHGDEQQPKVAFACNVFWGEEFLPDMLKTLDDNQIKITFFIGGSWAKRFPDALKDIGKRGHELGNHTYSHPHPNSLSKEKNQEEITRAENLIKEITGIKTTLYAPPYGEYNDMVLQAASELGYRNILWSIDTVDWKRPAPEIITARVVKKVHNGAIILMHPTAPTAAALPTLIKELKERGYTITTVSDILK